A segment of the Manis javanica isolate MJ-LG chromosome 10, MJ_LKY, whole genome shotgun sequence genome:
TAATCAGACCCTGGGATTTTCCTACGCCCTTTGTAAAGGTAGTAACCAGGAAGGGGAGACTGGTTTAGTCTGTTTTTAAATGTCCTCTTGGATTAAAAGGTACCATTCTGGTTCTCAGCAGTGGCCTCTAAAATGTGTCTGGAAGTATAAATGGATTTGGCCTGGCATCTGTAACACCAAGTCTTCTACTGTCAAGTCTTCTCTTGTGGACTGGTTGTCACAGTGGAATTTTTCCCTGTCTGGATAAATGTGTCAGTCCAAGGCTGTTGTGACAGATGGAAAAATCCTATGTAGGGCACGCAGGGAGAACGCGGGGGCCCTCTGGCACGCGGGTTGATTGAACCCATCCCACCTCTTAAGTGAACTATTCATGTGCACTTCCTGAAAAAAGTTCCTGTTTGAGTATCTCGGTAAACCAGCTCTCAGTGCGCGTCTCACAGGGGCCGCCTAGTGCCACGGTCTACAGGGCAAGGCAGCCTGGGCTCTCCCCAAGGAGCTTCACCTTCCACCCTTTGCCCCACTCTACCCATCTCACGCCTGCCCGCCCTGTAGTCCGATAACGGGATTCCCGTTTCCCTGCTGGCGCACCCTTCCGGCCTCTCCTCCACGAGGCCAGTGATCAGTCCCGGGCATCCCCTCGGGCTCACCCTAGGAACTCCTTTCTCGCATTCCGCGCTCAGACCCACATACCTCGGGCGGCGCAGGGCACACACTGCCTTACACTTGCTAGCGAGACCCAGGGGTCAGAGAAGGCGCAACCTAGTCTTCCTGCCGCTCGGGCCCAGAGCGCCGcgcagctggggctggggagggggaagcGAGAGCGAGGAATACCCAGGCTTCCGGGAGGCCTCCCCGCCGCGCCAATCCACATTCACCGTGATACACGGTGCGTTGGGGGGAACAGGAGAGATGCGCACCCCTCGCAGTTTTTCGCGTCCCTGCTCGTCCCGTCTTGCGGTCCCGGGCGGTCCGGGCAAGAGCAATATCCAAGCTTCGGAGACCCCTTGGCTCCCCCGGGAGGGGCCGCGGGCCCTGCCCCTCCAGGTCTGCGGGTCACGTGCCCCTCAGCGCCCCCGCGGCCGGTCACGTGATGTCGGCGCGCCGTTGCTATGGTAGTGTCTGCGGGCAGGCGGGGGCGGGGCAACCGGCGGGGGCGGGACCGTGGGGACCCCGCGGGACTGGCGGAAGGCCGCAGGGGGCTGGTGCTCCTCCGCCAGGCCCCGGGGCCGCACGGCCGCACTGCCGCACGGCCACGCCAGCGCCGCCTGCAGGGAGCCGGGGCCGGGCCCGGCCGGCAGGGCAATTCGGTGAGTGCTCTCCGCGGGGGGtctggcgggggtgggggtgaccGGAATCGCGGCGGGAGACTAAAGGGGAGGAGACGGGCTTTCTCTGGAGCAGTCTTGGGGTGGGACGCTGCGGCGTTGCGGGGCGGCCGGATGACCCCAACCTCGCGGGATCCCCCTGGCGGGGTGCAGCACCGAGAGGACCGGGAGGCGTGGGCGTGGGCCGATTCCAGATACTGCGGCCGCTGGGGGCTTCCCTAGGCAAGAGACAGTGATGCCGGTGGACACCTCCGGGAGACTGCTGTGCCGGCCACGGGCGGAGGCCCCGCGCCTGCATGacaaagaatcagaaacagaCGTTTCTGCGTTGGCACTCGCGCCCTAGATATTTAAAGGAAGTTGAGACAGGCAAACCCCAAAACGTACCCcctggaaatatttcaaacaagCCTGTCGAGGAGATTAGAGAAGAGTCCCCGTTATTCTAAAGATCTCTCTTCTGTGACTGCACcttatacaaaaacaaaaaagctccaCAAGGTTCATCCAGGAGAACATCCTTTGGAGCCTCTGCCACCTGATAGAAATGTTGGGCTTCATCTTGCCCTACCCTACCCCCTGCTGGGGCAGTGGAGTGTGAGGACCAGACGCTGCCCCTCCCGTTGGCAGGGGGAGGAGGCCTGGCACAACGGGCGCTGGGCCAGGAGGGTTAGGATTGATCTGAATACGGCAGGGCTGCTCCCTCTGCAGGAAGTGGCTTCTGTCAGCACCCAGGGGCCTGCCTCAAGACTGGGGCACCAAGCAGCAGAcagcccttccttcccaccccttgCCACTCTGAGTGCATCTGCAGGGCTGAGATTGCCTGGCCACAGCCTGGTGGTCACTGTCAGACCTCGCTGCCCCTGAGGCTCCCATCTCCCATCTTCACTCTCAAATGGAGCCCAGCCCACATGCACTGGTGGCCCCTGGGGTCCCCTAGTCTTCACCCCTTACATGCCATCACCCCTTTGGAGGCCAGCAGACGCCCTGCCCAGCCAGCCATCTCAGTGGGCATGCTGACCCAGGTCGCCCCAGGCACCACATGCTCCCTGCATCCTGCCTTCTACCCATGTCTTCCTGACCCCTTCTGCAGCCCACCTTCCTGCCACGGCTCCCCACCATGCTGACAGCATCTCGTCTTTGAGGGAGGGTCCCTCTTTGCCAGTGCTGTCTTAACCACTTATGTCCTTGTCTCCTATCCTTGCTCCCCAGCAGGGACCTtctccctgcccagggctgagGCACTAAGCCCCTCTGCCCCCTTGACCCTCACATCTCCACCACTacagcagcaggctcaccccCTTATCTCACTCCCCCATAGGATCCTCACCTCTTTCATCTTTGATGCCCAAGTACCAAATGCAGTCTTACCTTAGGGCCTAGGAAGCATCCATTGGATGCAGGGTGGAGAATGGGGAGACTGGTACCCCAGGGGCAAAGGCTGTGCCTTTCACCCCTCCACTGGCTGTGCACTATCTCCATCACATCTGGAGGCTCACCTCTGTTatgtaaggaagaaaagagaaaaagtgcaTTTCCAAATGATGCTGTTGGAAATTATCTGGAGCTAACCAGTGGATTGGTTAGTGAGCAACATTTCTCAGAATTCTCCCCAAGGGAAGGGATGGTTCAGTGATTGAAGTGCTTGAAAGCAGATTGCTAGCTGCAGACAGAGGAGGGTAACAGGGCAGTGGCCAAGGCTCCCAAGTGGGCATTCCAGAAATGTCCTGGTAACGGGACAGCCCCTGGCAGAAATAGAAGAACACAGAACTGTTTCCCAGGGTCCTTTGGTCAGTAAAAGAGTGCCTCCAGTACCTGGCAGAGAACAAAGAGGAAAGCACCCCAAAAGAACTCTTCCACACATCAGGACCTTCCCATGGAACCCTATTAGAGAATGGCGTGGATAGATTGGGTCTGAGGCATTTCCTCAACCTCTGACCCTAGTAAACACCCCCTACCACCACTCCCCTAGCCTTGCTCTCTGGGACCTAGAATCACTGATGTGTTTGTAGTAGCCTTAAGTAGGCTCTTCCTGGTGCCTTTGTGGGCCTGAACGTACAAGTTAGTAGTATCTGATGCCAAGTGAGCTGCAAGGTGCCTGTGCCCTTGAAACCTGCCCTGCAGATTAATTAGAGCTGATCCTGGCTTGCTGGTGCATGAGCCAGCCCTCTGAGCCACATGAGACCTCCAGTCCCCTATTCGAATTAGTGGAGATTTGGGCTTAAATTTGAAAATCTGTACAGATTAGTCCTTCTGATCTTCGTTCAGTGTTACTGTCAAACCAGAAGTCTACCTGGGATGACTCTAGGGGTCTCTAGTCTCCATTTCTCTGTAAAGGGTGCTCATGTCAGTGGGTggatttagtttttcattttgctAAAGGTTTCCATCACAGCCTGGATGTGGTTTCATTTTAGTTACATAAACCAAGTATTTTTTAGGATGAACTGGgctgattaaaatttaaattggatTTGAGGAACCAGTGGTTGCTCAGAAAGTTTGTTTCATGTTTGGCACCTGGACATTGAAAAGCAGTTTTGAGTTTTCAGATTGTCTTCCACACCAATTCCTTTCAAGTTCCTGAACCAGATTCCTGTGCACATGGGGCAGtgggggcaggagaagggaggggggattccacacaccacacaccacaccaagcaattctcaaacaccagtagcgtgtccaagaactcaattctgacactatctgcctggagacagtaCCAGATTcctcaggttaagggctccatcccacaagactgccctctacCCCTACTCCAGAGGCCACTCACAAGCCAGTTACCTGTGCTTTTGACTAacctacagattggaggttccaaggACCtccccttaggttcgattaatttgcaaGAGTGGCTCATAGAACACAGGCAAACACTTAGGTTTAccaatttaataaaggatataagttaatagccagatgaagagatacacagggcaaggtcccataTAAAGGAACTTCTATCCTCATGGAACtcggggcctggcttggtggcaggTGGAAGTGTTctggtgttctggttccccaagcatggaaactcttcaacagagaagcaggatgcaaaaaGGGGACAGTTCCTCTAGTGGGTGTTCGAGAGGGCTTCGTTGCATAGTCATGAtagactaaatcattggccatttgCTGATTTAAAACTTCAGGCCCCTTTAGGCATGGAccagaagtctctcattaacatgacaagacacccatttcaccttgaagcttctgaagtgttttcaggaccTGTAGATGAAGACCAGATACACCTGGGAAATGTGTATTTGGTCATCTGAacaaccaaatatgtatttcttataactcatatcGCACTGGCCCATTTTCTTGCTTAAGAGGCCTGTAGGATGGGGACGTCCCCATCTGAAGATGGATGAGGTCAGAAAGGTCAGGTGTGGTGCTCAGGATCACACAGTAGGGTCAAATCCAAGCTTGATAACTTTAAGTCCTGGGACCTTTCTAAATGCTACAGCTCCCTATTCCCTGAACATAGGTACAAATCAGGGGATTCCTTAGCTGCTTTTGGTGAACCTTGGAATTCTAGTCACCCATGAGCCACACGGGATTGGAGCCTTTCTGACCTCCAGTGGGAGGCCAGCTTTGCAGAAGAACAAGGTTGGATACTGTAGTGTTTCCTGGAAATGCACTCCTGGCCCTCCTTACCTGGCGGATGGTCCCCACGATCCTGTGTGGAGACTGCCACAGAGACCAGGACCCCACACTCACCCTTCCCCTGGACCCCATAGTTCTGCTGTACTGTGTATACAGGAGGCCTGGAAGAAGGTTAACTAGGCTTGGATTTTTGGCGTTTCCAGGCCCTGGGAACCCTCTGGGATGCCtgagtgtgtctctctcctgcccacAGTGTGGCTCCCACCATGAGCGCAGAGCTCAATGTGCCTGTGGACCCCTCCACTCCCGCCTGCTCTGAGCCTGGCTACAAGGGCATGGATTACCGGGACTGGGTCCGCCGCAGCTACCTGGAACTAGTCACCTCCAACCACCATTCTGTGCAAGCCCTCTCCTGGAGGAAGCTCTACCTGAGCAGGGCCAAGCTAAAGGCATCCAGCCGcacctctgccctcctttccGGCTTCGCCATGGTGAGTGTGAACACACGGTGAGCAACGCAGCCTGCAGAATGGGCTTTTGCTACTAGAGATCCTGTGACGCGTCATGGAGCAAAACACTCCCTCTGGACCTCACTGGCGGTCAGGATGGACCATTAGGAAGTGTCCCCATGCCCCAGCTCCTCCAAGGGGACAGATCTGTCAACTGGAGGGGTTGCCGGGGGATCCAGGAGAGTCCCCAAACCCCAGAATGTGCAGAAAGCCCCGCTCTCAGGTTCACATGAAGTATTTGTCTGGCAGGGAGGTTGGGGGGTTTGGGGTGGTAAACAAAATAGCTTCAGTGTACAGGCCTTCCCAGACAACAGTACCCACATCTGCCCTATCTTGGGCACCACCCAAGAGTTTAGAAATCTGAAGGACTTGAACAGAAACTATGGGATGGATTGCAATTTTGCTCAGTTTAGTCCAGCTGGGAATGCAGGTGTTCCCTGAATGTGGCCTTCAGGTTGACAAAGCAGAGCCTCTGGCCTGCCTCCTGGCTGTGGCTTTCCTCCTGAGTCATCCCCCAGGACAAGAGTTGGTTTTAGGCAGAACCACATGCCTGGAGAAAGGGCACCTGGCCTGTTGGCTCCAAAGCTGCAGACCCACATCCCTTCAGGAAATTGTCCCAGAGGGTGAGGATGTTGGGATTCAGAGTAAGAACACAGATGCTTCCACCCCTTTCTCTGTTCTATGCTCAGAGCTCCTATTGGGCTGAAAGCAACTGTAGGTAAAAACAGTTGTTTGTATGTGACCCAGAACCTCAGTTGTCAAATTGGtagtacagaaaacaaaaagctgttGGCACAAACCCCTATGGCCACGCCTGGGACATGGGCCTATTCAGTCATCAGGATGGCCATCCTTGGGAAATGAGACACCCACGCAGTCTGCGTAACATCATACAGGGTAGGGCAGATGTCACCAAACTTTGAGAGGTAAATCTGGGTTTAGGGTCTGTAGTTTAAAGCAAAGGCTTATATAGGtattgtactttattttttttaacatgacagAAGAGTACAATCACAATGCACAACTTTGGCACAGCTATTTTCTTCCTGTGGTTTCCATCCCGttagaaagaatattttctcaGGCTTAATTTTAAGGAATATGTGTGAGAAGTTTAAACATCACTATTAAAATTAGAGCTTGTTTTATAGTTATAAAACAGAAGAATTATACTATTGTATTATATTTGTCTGCccgatactttttttttttaaactttggaaaAAACAAACTCTGAGCAGTATTGCCTCACCTGATGCAGTAAGATGATTTCCTTTTGGTGTGGGGCCCAGGGCCCAGAAATCGCTTCCTGTCTGCAGCTGTCTTTTTAGTCCCTGGCCTTCCAAACATTTGGATTTGCAAACTTAGGGAAGCTTCACTGTTTTTCCAGCCAGCAAACTGCTTGCCCAAGTTGAAGGCTGTGAAATCcctcatttaaaatttgaaaacaaaccCTGTGAATAAAGTTATAAAACAGAGAATTCTGAAGAAGCAGTTTGAGACTTCCTGGCAGACCTTAGGGGTATGGTCTTAGAATGAGAATAGTGACCAGAGACCTGGCTGGGACCCCTGgggacctggcccctggactgcTGTCATCCTTAGCTTGGCAGTGGCAATCCCACTTCGCAAGAATAATTCATTTCTTCAGCATTTGGAGTATCTTCTTTGCGCCAGAGAGTGCCCTTAGCAGTCTGGGGTTCATTTCAGAAGCCACGCAGGGCCCTTGCCTTCTTCCAGAAGGTCTGTACTTCCagagggaaaatcccagggcaaaatacctttgaaaccgaaatcaatcaaagggagaaataaagtgggggaaatgcgtttattgctaacaagcagtcgtccacttctgcttgtcggtgtctctcacaacccagctatagaaaaagggaccccactcaACCTCTCCAGCTCAGATATGTccttgctcacccttgtaattatctattgatatggagatggactacttctctccaccccttgaaaatacctactgatatggagatgcactaaggccaggcgagagattctggaaatgttgcagttTTACTTACAGCTTattatattatagatgatatttttcatgctgaacccctgtaacacctgctggagctctgcatatctcacctcacaatctacttgctccccatcttccgcaatggcccctgtgcaagaaaactggagcactgtaactagactaataacatacaataacatacagtaacaacagcaataaaatcatgataatcttcaagctggaggattcagttAAGTTCAAAGTCCTATTCAGGTTAAGTCCacagctcacccattccacaggcaggcagcagCTGAACAGGCAGGGagttcagagcagtcatcactccgcagctgcagccagggggtgggcccaggccacagggactgtaggagaaaataaccttaagggcaacaagatacatgttttaatgacatcagcACAGGCAattcttgtccatcaggtaggatgcatgcaaaagagtggtcctATGactggacagtggcaggaatggtatctcgtcctggtctagtataccagactttcacccccctccctgtgcgagttacagatgggtcagtagaTAGGGCTATGGGGGGTACATGCCTGGCCATAAGAGGCTTTTACCTCCcagacgttttgggtacactaccacgatctttgggggccactctgatGTTAccccaggaatacacaggaggccagcttctaggccttttccccaaggtgccagaagggccagccatcgctggtccatgtgttgaaatgtccagggccgcgtccactcaacagtgtctccaggctTTAATGCagctggggctggcagcaggatgttgctctgctggccatatcctggcttcagtaacttcTTTTCAGGgctctgggggtccatattatagatgatacttTTCATGCtgaactcctgtaacacctgctggagctctgcatgtttttccagctagtgggtgagtatggtaaatcaccctgataaGTCAAACTCCTCTGATGGCtactgtcagccaatccagaagcacctgattccctgaggtatgacaggcactttgcaaccaccgccagagggaagggtgagtcataaGGGAAGCTgttctacccatttcagaacccaacataacaatgttttccacacccatatcccagagatgcaaaagccaggTAGAGGTTCCAacagcttctgccaaaaccagttGCTCATgttcaccagctcatcctgggtataggggcggagcatggagtgctccacaacctggggaggggctgactcctccccctgaggagcctgtggttgttgcatttttattttcttaattacaaccaggtgggcctttaatgCAGGGGAAGCTGGTGCCTTGGGCGGTGGGCTCAGCAACAGATTATCCctcggccccaccccctcatcctctcccaacatctcctctaccatctccagggctgaaggtaccactctttcctccccctcccccatggccttctgcaatgtggattctcctgctgcctcctccctctctgctaacctatcttccaggagtgcaacctgtcttctcaataactgtctctttcttaagggcctcccataggtcattgcccagctcctccaaacaATGCTGAAGTGTATCTCTcacctgccaaagtctctctgtCCTCAATagccctttccactatctcgagaaGAAgatatcccacaatcccagctgctacatggccactcagggcctctaagcagtcatctgtctcacggagggctaatgagggcagcccacccaaggtgcacccatgtagacagattttgggttcagagatcctgccaactatgccagatgtaactctggggaaaaatcccagggcaaaatacctatgaaactgaaatcagtccaagggagaaataaagtgggagaaatccctTTATTGCTTATGAGCAGTCCTCCACTTCTGcccacccatgtctctcatgagaccaggctgcaaaaagggactccACCCAACTTTTCCTGCCCAGATATGCCTTCACTCACCCTTGTAAttgcctgttgatatggagatggactacttctctccaccccttggaaacaggtatcaatatggagatgcactaaggccaggcaagagattctggaaatgttgcaattttacccaaaagGTCCCTCTCAGGAGGCTGCCGCAGCCTACATAACAGCAAAAACTGGGAAGTAATGGAGACAGCATGGAGCCAGACCACGGGTGGGAAAGCAGCAGCGTGCCCacttaattaaattaatataccACTGGTAGATAGTTATTCAGCTTGGAGCAGCTTGGGAGACAGACGGAACAAATACAGATAATCAGGCAGTATTTCTGCCATGGAAACCATAGCCCAATAAGGGCAGGacagggaaaatgaaaacaggtgGTTTGCTAGGTGGGGTCCCCTCTTTATATGGTGAATTCCCTAATTAGAATGGCAAAGCTGTTCCTTTAGCCAGCAACAAGCACTAATGCCTAACCTCCAGCttatttattcatgtttataCTTACCCTAACACAGAACCAGTGCTCCAAGGCCCCCTATAAAATCTGGGCATAAACACACTGAGAAATGGCCCTTTGGCCTTTCTTCTCTTGAGGCAGAACGAAACTGCTTCTCTTGTATGCCTTTTAATCATCTTTGTTTCTTATCTCTGTGGCTTACAAACATCCTTCTGTTGGGCCATATCCTTTATAATAACAAgagcccaggccctggggctgagAAGAGACCACTGGTCACCACATGTCTGAAGTGTACTGTCCTTTTGAAACAATCATCACATCTGAGTTTGTTAGCTGTGGTCCATTAGAACTTCCATATCTTCTTATCTACCAGTGTTCCATCTTCACTGAGGGGATGAGGTTCTTAGTCTAAGAGGCAGTAGTTGCTAGTGAAATCTTTcttgtaagtttttaaaatcagGGATGGCTCAGATCTAGCCATCAGATGActtctctgcttcccttcctcaGCTGGTCTGGTTTCTTACCTTTGGGTGCCTGGGAGAAGGCCCCTTGGGCAGCGCCGGGGTCCTTGCTGGCCTGGACTAAGTCCTCCACTGGGGAGGTCCACGGTGCTGGGGTGTTCTGAGTGTCCTGACTCTGACCTGGGGCAAGTGTGGCAGGGGCAGTGCCTAGTCTATAAAGCCCCTTAGGGCTTGTGAGAGCAGGTCTCTGATTACACAGCTGTAGACCTTCACTGCTACAATGATAAGTGGCAGATTATGGTTCCCTCTGTGggtcttttttccctttcatttaaaaataatttttattttatcaaagttaATATGTGCACAAAATTTAAATCTGAAGTACTGTGGAAAGGCTTATAACAGACCCAGCAGTGTCTCGCTCCCCATTCCCCAGGGGCAGCCCCGTGCAGCTACTTCCATCTCCCCTTTTCTAAATACCTTTTGGTTTCCTGATTGATCCATTTCCACATCCTGCTACTGGTGGATGATTGGGCTCTTTGCCCAGCCCAGCCACTCCCACGGCTTCCCCTCCCTACCTGTCCTCATCTACATCACCATTCCTGGCCTTTAGAGGTGTGGGCTTCTCCCTCTGGCTTTTGGTCTCGGCTGAGGTGCACCCTGCTGGCTGCCTGAGGTGGGTGTGCAGCTGTAAGTCTAGGGACAAGCAAGAGCCTccgtttttactttatttatcttttgaaaaGTCAGTTTTTTGTTGTTAGAACAGCAATTGCACTGCAGCCTGGCTCAGATACCAGCAGCAAAGCCACATGTTCCCAGGGAAGTgttgcctctgccctgggctgATGTTTGGTACCCCAGGTATTCTCCATGCTCTGTCTGGAAAGGCACCAGAGGGTGATTCTTCCCCCTGCCTCTTTAATCTCCCCTGTATTTTTAGATGTTTCTTTAGTGAGATCTTCTGTAGCcaatcagaaaaaaaggaaaggttgAAATATTTGAATGGTGAGGAGGGTGCCCTCTGCTCTGCTAGGGGCTCGACGAGGGGCACATCCCACATCCGAGATATGGGTGCCCTGGCCAAGCCACGCTGCTCTGCCCTGCAGGTGGCCATGGTGGAGGTGCAGCTGGAGACCCAGTACCAGTACCCGCGGCCGCTGCTCATCGCCTTCAGTGCCTGCACCACGGTGCTGGTGGCCGTGCATCTCTTCGCCCTCCTCATCAGCACGTGCATCCTGCCCAATGTGGAGGCCGTGAGCAACATCCACAATCTCAACTCCATTAGTGAGTCACCGCACGAGCGCATGCACCCCTACATTGAGCTTGCCTGGGGCTTCTCCACCGTGCTGGGTATCCTGCTCTTCCTGGCCGAGGTGGTCCTACTCTGCTGGATCAAGTTCCTGCCTGTGGATGCGCGCCACCAGCCTGGCTCCCCTCCTGGCTCCGGCGGCCACACAGGCTGGCAGGCCGCCCTGGTGTCCACCATCATCATGGTGCCCGTGGGCCTCATCTTTGTGGTCTTCACCATCCACTTCTACCGCTCGCTTGTGCGCCACAAAACAGAGCGGCACAACCGCGAGATCGAGGAGCTGCACAAGCTCAAGGTGCAGCTGGATGGGCATGAGCGGAGCCTGCAGGCCGTGTGAGGGCGGTCGTGGAGGCCCactcctgctgggagctgcacTGGGTCACCTGCATCCGGGGAATTTCATAAGTGCAGATTACCAATGAGGCTGCCTAGACACTGCCAGAAAGTTCAGGACCAAAGTCTTACCCTGTCTTCATGCTGTAATACCTGGATCATTTTCCCTCAGAAGATGGAAATCTTTAGTTAAAGGAGAGACTGTTGCTAAGACCTTGGGACACAGAGAGGCTGTGTCCTTGGCCCTGGGGACTTCCTGCAGCAGCACCCAGTCACAGGTGATCTCAGAGATGTGGCTGAGCGGCCAGCAGGTGCAGGGAGCTGGTGGAAGCAGGGACAGTCAGGGCCCGGCCAGGAGTTCAGAGAAGGGACCGCCCTGTGACACCTGAGGTGG
Coding sequences within it:
- the ORAI2 gene encoding protein orai-2 isoform X1, which gives rise to MSAELNVPVDPSTPACSEPGYKGMDYRDWVRRSYLELVTSNHHSVQALSWRKLYLSRAKLKASSRTSALLSGFAMVAMVEVQLETQYQYPRPLLIAFSACTTVLVAVHLFALLISTCILPNVEAVSNIHNLNSISESPHERMHPYIELAWGFSTVLGILLFLAEVVLLCWIKFLPVDARHQPGSPPGSGGHTGWQAALVSTIIMVPVGLIFVVFTIHFYRSLVRHKTERHNREIEELHKLKVQLDGHERSLQAV
- the ORAI2 gene encoding protein orai-2 isoform X2, translated to MGALAKPRCSALQVAMVEVQLETQYQYPRPLLIAFSACTTVLVAVHLFALLISTCILPNVEAVSNIHNLNSISESPHERMHPYIELAWGFSTVLGILLFLAEVVLLCWIKFLPVDARHQPGSPPGSGGHTGWQAALVSTIIMVPVGLIFVVFTIHFYRSLVRHKTERHNREIEELHKLKVQLDGHERSLQAV